The Candidatus Baltobacteraceae bacterium DNA window GCACGTCGAACTCCTCGCGATCGCGCCGCAACCGTTCGCGCTCCCGCCGCTCGGCTTCGCGCTCGCTCTCCAGCCGCTCGCGCTCCGCTTGCAGCGCCGCGTTTTGCGTCGATAGCTCGGCCAGCGCGGATTCGTAGTCGCGCTCGCGCGTATCGAGTAAGCGCTGCGCGCGTTCGACGATCGCGTCGCCGATACCCAATGCGCTCGCTAAGGGAAACGCCAGCGATTGACCCGGCGCGCCCACGTCGAGATGGAACGTCGGACGAAACGATTGCGGATCGAACCGCACGCTCGCATTGGCGACACCCGGCGTCGCGTGCGCGAACAACTTGAGCTCCGTTGCGTGCGTGGTCACGATTCCGCGCGCGCCGCGTTCCAGCAGCCGCTCGAGCATCGCGACCGCGAGCGCGGCTCCGGCGGTCGGCTCCGTTCCTCCGCCGATTTCGTCGATCATTACGAGCGTGCGTCCGCCGGCGCGCTCGAGCATTTCACGCATTCGCTGCAGATGGGCCGAGAACGTCGAGGCGTTGGCCGCGATCGACTGCTCGTCGCCGATATCGGCGATCAGGCACTCGAACCGCCCGATCTCGCTGCCCTGCGAGGCCGGCACCTGCATGCCGCAATACGTCATGATGACCAGCAGTCCGACCATCTTGAGCGCGACGCTCTTGCCGCCCATGTTGGGTCCGCTGATGACCAGCAGCCGCGTCGATCCGTCGAGCGAGAGCGATTGCGGTACGGCTCGGTCGCCCAAGAGCGGATGTCTTCCTCGCACGACGACGATCGTGGGATCGTCGCTGAGCACCGGGGCCGACGCATCCATCGATTGCGCGACGCGCGCCTTGGCAACGAGCAAATCGACGGCGGCGAGCATCTCGACGTTCGTCTCGATCGCGCCCGACGCCGCGCCGGTACGGTTCGAAAGATCTTCGAGGATCCGTTGAACTTCGCGTTCTTCTTCGATGCGCAGGGTTCGCACGCGATTGTTCGTCTCGAGCGCGGCCAGCGGCTCGACGAACAGCGTCTGACCGCTCGAACTCGTGTCGTGCACGATACCGGGCAGCATGCCGGAAAACTCCGCCTTGACCGGAACGACGAAGCGGCCTTCGCGAATCGTCACGACGCTGTCTTGAATGGCCTTGGCGTACTTCGCGGATTTGAGAATCGCGCCGACGCGTTCGCGCGCTTCGTTTTGCGCCTGCACGATGGACTTGCGAATGCGCGCGAGCGCCGGCGAGGCACGGTCGAGGATCGCACCGCGTTCGTCGATCGCGTCGAGAATCGCGCGCTGCAGATCGCGAAGCGGCGCGTACCCCGCCACGACGGCGGCGAGTTCGGTGCTTTCGCGCACGGCTACATGCGCGGCGGCAGCCGCGGCGATCGCATCGCCGATGCCGCGAAGATCGCTCGGCGCCAACGTACGTCCGAGGGCGGCGCCTTGCGTGAGTTCGGCCGTATCGATCGCCGGCATGACGTGCAGATCGGCACCGGCGACGAGCTCGCGCGTCGCGGCGGTTTGCGCTTGCGCCTCGCGTACCGCTTGGAAACTCTCGAACGGCGCGAGCGCCTCGGCAAACCCGCGCCCTCGCTGGGTTCGCGTCGCGGCGACGACCCGCTCGCGCACGCTCGCAAAATCGAGCGCGTCGAGGGTACGCCGGTCGGTTAAACTACCCGAGCTTTCTTCGTAAGAGCTCATTGACGAGCGCCGGATCGGCTTTACCGCGCGACGCTTTCATCACTTGGCCGACGAGGAATCCGCCGACGTTGGTCTTGCCCGCTTTATAATCGGCCACGACTTTTTCGTTTGCCGCGATCACGTCGTCAACGAATTTCTCGATGGCCGCCGGATCGCTGGTCTGCGCGAGCCCTTCCGCCTGGACGATCGACTTCGGCGAGCCGGCGCCTTCCCACATGCGCGCGAGCAGCTCTTTGGCGATCTTCGAATTAATCGACTTCCCTTCGACGAGCACGATGAGCTCGGCGAGGTGTTCGGGCGATACTTTCGACTCGGCGACCGGCGTTTGCGTTTCGTTCGCCAAACGCGAGAGCTCGCCGAGAACGAAGTTCTTGGCCTGCTGAGGATGATTGCTCGCGGTGACGACGCGCTCGAAGTACTCCGCAAGCGGCACGTTGTCGATGAGCTGCGTCGCCTGCTTGGGTTCGAGTCCGTACTCCGCGGTGTAACGCTCGAAACGTTTCCAGGGCAGTTCCGGGAGTGACGCGCGAATCTTCTCCACCGTCTCGGGGACGATTTCCATCGGTACCAGGTCGGGATCGGGAAAGTACCGATAATCGTGCGCGAGCTCTTTGCTGCGCATAGAATGGGTTACGCCGTTGACTTCGTCCCAGCCGCGCGTCTCCTGAACGATGCGGCCGCCCGATTCGACGATCTCGATCTGACGCGCGATCTCGCTTTCGATCGCGCGATGAACCGAGCGAAACGAGTTCATGTTCTTGATCTCGGTCTTGGTGCCGAGCTCGCTCGATCCGACGGGACGAATCGATACGTTGGCATCGCAGCGCAGCGAGCCTTCTTCCATTTTGACGTCGCTTACGCCCAGTGCGAGCAGCGTGCGGCGCAGCGCTTCGAGATACGCGACCGCGTCTTGCGCGCCGTAAATCTCGGGCTCCGAAACGCACTCCATGAGGGGCACGCCCGCACGGTTGAAATCGACGAGCGAATACGCACTGCCGGCGATGCGGCCGTCGCCCGAACCGGCATGCGTCGATTTTCCGGTATCCTCTTCGAGGTGAATGCGCACGAGACGGCAAGCGTTCATCGTGCCGTCCTCGCGCCAGAACTTCACCTCGCCGCCCAACGTCAGCGGCATGTCGTACTGGGAAATCTGATAGTCTTTGGGCATGTCCGGATAGAAGTAGTTCTTCCGGTCGAACTTCGAGAAGGCGGGAATCTGCGCGCCGAATGCCAGCCCCGAGCGAATGACGTGCTCGATCGCAACGCCGTTAGCGACGGGAAGCGAACCCGGCATCCCGAGACAGACCGGGCAAACCTTCGTGTTCGGCTCCCCGCCGAACTCGTTGGCGCAGCCGCAGAACATCTTCGTCGCCGTCTTGAGCTCGACGTGACACTCGATCCCAATAACGGCCTGGTATTTGCGCTCTAGCAACGTCTGACTCACGCCTTTACACCTCGCTTACCTGCGGTTTGTGCTTGAGCGCGTGCTGCGTCGCCCGCTCGTAGGCGTGCGCGGCACCGAGCAGCAGCTTCTCGCTAAAAATCGGCGCGCACAACTGCAAACCCATCGGCAACGGACGCGTTCCGCCGGGCGGCGTCACCCATCCGCACGGAACCGAAAGCGCCGGGAGACCGGCGAGCGACATCGGGATCGTGTAGTAGTCCATCATGTACATGCTGTACGGATCGCTCTTGGCGTTGAACGCGAACGCCGGCGAGCTGGCCGCGGGACACGCGATGAGGTCGACGTCTTCGAACGCCTTTTCGAAGTCGCGGGCGACGAGCGTACGTGCCTTCTGCGCCCTGACGTAATACGCGTCGTAGTAGCCGCTCGACAGCGCGTACGTACCGATCAAGATCCGGCGCTTGACTTCCGGACCGAACCCGGCCGCTCGCGTCTGCTCGTACATCGCCTGCACGTCCTGGGCCTCGACGCGCAGCCCGTAACGCACGCCGTCGAAGCGCGCTAGATTCGACGAGCACTCCGCCGGCGCAATCAGATAGTACGTCGCCAAGCCGTAGTCGGCGGTCGGCAGCGAGACGTCGTGCAGCTCGGCGCCGAGCGCTTCCAGGTCGTGATACGCGCGGTCGTAGACTTCGTCGATATCGTCGCCGAGCTCGCGCGTGTCGAACTGCCGCACGATGCCGATCTTCAGACCGCTCAACGATTCGAGCAAGCCGTTGGCCGTTGGCTCCACCGGGCGATCGATCGACGTGGAATCCATGGGATCGTGACCGGCTATGGCGTCGTAGACGAGCGCCGCGTCTTCCACGGTACGCGTAAGCGGGCCGATCTGATCCAGACTCGAGGCAAAGGCGATGAGACCGTACCGCGACACGCGGCCGTACGTCGGCTTGAATCCGATCAGGTTACAGAACGCACCCGGCTCGCGAATCGATCCGCCGGTGTCGCTGCCGAGTGCGATGGCCGCTTCGTATGCCCCTACCGCGGCAGCCGAACCGCCGCTCGATCCGCCCGGAACGCGGTCGAGATCGTACGGGTTGCGCGTGACGCCGAGCGCGGAGTTCTCGCACGAACTGCCCATCGCGAACTCGTCCATATTAGCCTTGCCGACGACGATCGCGCCGGCATTGACGAGCCGCTGCACCGCCGTCGCGGTGTACGGAGCGATCCATCGTTCGAGAATCTTGCTGCCGCACGTCGTGCGCGTACCGGTCAAGCACATGTTGTCCTTGACGGCGAGACTGACGCCGGCCAGCGGCAGACGTTCGCCGGCGCGCACGCGCGCGTCGACGAGATCGGCCTGCGCGCGAGCGTCGCCGTGCAGCGGCGTCAGGAACGCGCCGACACGGCTCTCGACGCGATCGATCTGTGCCAACGCGGCGCCGGCTGCTTCGCGCGCGGAGAGCGAACCCCCGTTGACCTCGCGCGCGATCTGCGCGGCGGAACGCTCGACGATCTCGGTCGACATCGTCACTGCTCCGCGATGATCCGCGGCACGCGGAAGAACGCGCCTTGGCGTTGCGGCGCACCTGCGAGTACCGTCTCGCGGTCGAGACACGGCTGCACGGTGTCCTCGCGCTCGACGTTACGCGACTCCACGACTTGAGCGGTTGCCGGCACGGCGTTCGTGTCGAGTTCGCCGAGCCGGTTGACGTGCTCGAGCAAATCGGCGAGCTGCGCGCCGAACCGGTCGACCTCTTCGTCGGTCAACGCGATGCGCGCGAGTTTTGCAACGTAGCGGACGTCAATCTTTTCGGATGACAAAATCAGGATACTCCGGGCGGTCGTATGCGAATCGGTCGTCGGCAGGCCACGCTGCCGGCGGAGGAGCCCCTTCGAAAGCGTCCTCGACGGTTATCCGCGCCGCCCCGGCCTCGTTGTAGAGCGTGACCAGGGTCTCGACGTGCCCCGTCTGCGGGAACATGTCGAACGGCTGCACGACGCCGAAGCGATACCCTTTGGCCGTTAGGAACTTTAAATCCCGGGCCAAGGTCGCCGGATCGCACGACAGGTACCAGATGTTTGGAACGCCCGCTGCAGCAACCGCACCGAGCGTCGCCTCGTCCGAGCCTTTGCGCGGCGGGTCCAAGAAGACGATTTGCGCGCGGCGCATCACGTCACGCCCTTCGGAGCGGCGGAGAACCTCCTCGACGCGTCCGCTACAGACTCGCACGCGGTCCTGCAGCCCGTTGAGCTCGGCATTCTCGACGGCCTCCGCGACGGCGCTCGCATTCTCCTCGACGCCGAAAACGTCGCAGCCGTGTTTGGCAAAAAAGAGCGCGAACGTGCCGGCTCCGCAATAGAGATCGACCACACGGCGAGGTACAGTCAAACCTGGTTTCATGAACTCGAAGATGCGGCCGACGATCTCCACGTTGACTTGAAAGAACGACGCGGCGGAAACACGGTAACGGATTCCGTGGATCGTCTCTTCGATCTCGGGCGTTCCGGCCAATACCCGCTGCCGGCGCCCCAGGATGGCGTTCTCGCTGGTGAGGTCGTACGAGTTGGTGACGCCGACGACACCGGGGAGACGCGCTTGCAGCGCCGTGGCGCCGCGTTCGACGGCGTCGGATGCGCGATCGGTCGTGACGGTAAACACGGCTTGTCCGGTCGCGCGCGCGGCACGCGCTACGACGTGACGCGCGGGTTCGAGCGCGCCTGCGATTTCTTCGTCCAGACGGCCGGCGTTGAGACGACCGACGTAGTCGCTGAGCTGCGGCATCACGATCGGGCACGCGTCGATCGGAACGACCTCGTGCGAGCGCTGCTTGTAAAAGCCGATCGACGGAAGCTGCGAGCGGTGCTCGACGACCAGCGACATCTTGTTGCGATAGTTGCGCGGCGCGTTCATGCCGATCGTGTCCCGCACCGCGACGTCTGCGAATCCGCCGATGCGCTGGAGCGCGTTTTGTACGACGTCGCGTTTCCACGCCAACTGTGCGGGGTAGCTGAGGTGCTGCACTTGGCAGCCACCGCACACGCCGAACACCGAACAAAACGGCTGCACGCGGTACGGCGAGCCCGAAATCAACCGGATGAGATCGGCGACGGCATACTTTTGTTTCACCGTCGCGATCGCGACGCGTGCGGTCTCGCGCGGAAGCGGACCGAAACAGAAAACGGCCATCCCGCCGGCGCGACCGACGGCTTGCCCGTTTGAAAGCAGATCGGTGAAGGTAACCTCGAGCTCCGCTCCGGGGCGAAGCGAAGAGGTTCGTTTAGGCGCTGTGTCTCTGCTCGTCAAGCGTCTTGAGCAGCGAATTCGCTTCGTCGATTAGCTGCTGAATGCGCTGGCTCGTCGGATCGTCCGGCGGACGATTCGCACGAGCTACAGCTTGCACGATCGCGTAAGCGACCGCGGCACCGACGGCAACGGTGCCGATCCCGATACCGATCCACAAAAAGGCTCGGGCGACCCGGCGATCTTCGCGATCGCCGCGTTCAGCGTGATTGACGTTGTGGTCGGACGGTTGCACCTGGTTCCTCCTCGAGGCGATAGACGTGCTTTCTCGGACGGGTCTAGCTTTACCCGGCGATGTAGAATACCCACGGTAGTTATTATGATCTCAGAGGAGCGCGACAAAGAGCGCGGTGCTAGGAATCTGCTGTGGGCCTTTCTCGCATCGATCCTCATCCACGCGCTCCTGATCCCCGTGGCCTTTTCTTCATGGGCCCACAGCGTGCGGCTCTCGCAGCAGCCGCCGAAGCGCGAATGGGTGATCAGCTCGACGGCGGTTCGGATCGAGCATCGTACCGTGCCCCAGCGGCGCAGCATGCCCACCCGGCCGCAGCCGCAACCGATGCCGCCC harbors:
- the gatB gene encoding Asp-tRNA(Asn)/Glu-tRNA(Gln) amidotransferase subunit GatB encodes the protein MSQTLLERKYQAVIGIECHVELKTATKMFCGCANEFGGEPNTKVCPVCLGMPGSLPVANGVAIEHVIRSGLAFGAQIPAFSKFDRKNYFYPDMPKDYQISQYDMPLTLGGEVKFWREDGTMNACRLVRIHLEEDTGKSTHAGSGDGRIAGSAYSLVDFNRAGVPLMECVSEPEIYGAQDAVAYLEALRRTLLALGVSDVKMEEGSLRCDANVSIRPVGSSELGTKTEIKNMNSFRSVHRAIESEIARQIEIVESGGRIVQETRGWDEVNGVTHSMRSKELAHDYRYFPDPDLVPMEIVPETVEKIRASLPELPWKRFERYTAEYGLEPKQATQLIDNVPLAEYFERVVTASNHPQQAKNFVLGELSRLANETQTPVAESKVSPEHLAELIVLVEGKSINSKIAKELLARMWEGAGSPKSIVQAEGLAQTSDPAAIEKFVDDVIAANEKVVADYKAGKTNVGGFLVGQVMKASRGKADPALVNELLRRKLG
- the gatA gene encoding Asp-tRNA(Asn)/Glu-tRNA(Gln) amidotransferase subunit GatA, whose translation is MSTEIVERSAAQIAREVNGGSLSAREAAGAALAQIDRVESRVGAFLTPLHGDARAQADLVDARVRAGERLPLAGVSLAVKDNMCLTGTRTTCGSKILERWIAPYTATAVQRLVNAGAIVVGKANMDEFAMGSSCENSALGVTRNPYDLDRVPGGSSGGSAAAVGAYEAAIALGSDTGGSIREPGAFCNLIGFKPTYGRVSRYGLIAFASSLDQIGPLTRTVEDAALVYDAIAGHDPMDSTSIDRPVEPTANGLLESLSGLKIGIVRQFDTRELGDDIDEVYDRAYHDLEALGAELHDVSLPTADYGLATYYLIAPAECSSNLARFDGVRYGLRVEAQDVQAMYEQTRAAGFGPEVKRRILIGTYALSSGYYDAYYVRAQKARTLVARDFEKAFEDVDLIACPAASSPAFAFNAKSDPYSMYMMDYYTIPMSLAGLPALSVPCGWVTPPGGTRPLPMGLQLCAPIFSEKLLLGAAHAYERATQHALKHKPQVSEV
- a CDS encoding endonuclease MutS2, which codes for MSSYEESSGSLTDRRTLDALDFASVRERVVAATRTQRGRGFAEALAPFESFQAVREAQAQTAATRELVAGADLHVMPAIDTAELTQGAALGRTLAPSDLRGIGDAIAAAAAAHVAVRESTELAAVVAGYAPLRDLQRAILDAIDERGAILDRASPALARIRKSIVQAQNEARERVGAILKSAKYAKAIQDSVVTIREGRFVVPVKAEFSGMLPGIVHDTSSSGQTLFVEPLAALETNNRVRTLRIEEEREVQRILEDLSNRTGAASGAIETNVEMLAAVDLLVAKARVAQSMDASAPVLSDDPTIVVVRGRHPLLGDRAVPQSLSLDGSTRLLVISGPNMGGKSVALKMVGLLVIMTYCGMQVPASQGSEIGRFECLIADIGDEQSIAANASTFSAHLQRMREMLERAGGRTLVMIDEIGGGTEPTAGAALAVAMLERLLERGARGIVTTHATELKLFAHATPGVANASVRFDPQSFRPTFHLDVGAPGQSLAFPLASALGIGDAIVERAQRLLDTRERDYESALAELSTQNAALQAERERLESEREAERRERERLRRDREEFDVQRRAFAEKADERVAQALREFVRELERRAEESGGRGRAKVTPSQSTLLAQTLDAIHRDLGIEPEAGPEGDAGSFAPGDRVRVGSLGQSGSVAEDYGDTLLVAIGPMKTVVKKSDVRREGGGARPKPERAAGAQAARMEAASRALAELDVRGKRFVEAEPLVERWIDEAVLAGNSPLRLIHGKGTGMLGRGLQEYLRAHPSVKSVRYGNENEGSHGVTIVDLS
- the gatC gene encoding Asp-tRNA(Asn)/Glu-tRNA(Gln) amidotransferase subunit GatC: MSSEKIDVRYVAKLARIALTDEEVDRFGAQLADLLEHVNRLGELDTNAVPATAQVVESRNVEREDTVQPCLDRETVLAGAPQRQGAFFRVPRIIAEQ
- the rlmD gene encoding 23S rRNA (uracil(1939)-C(5))-methyltransferase RlmD, whose amino-acid sequence is MTSRDTAPKRTSSLRPGAELEVTFTDLLSNGQAVGRAGGMAVFCFGPLPRETARVAIATVKQKYAVADLIRLISGSPYRVQPFCSVFGVCGGCQVQHLSYPAQLAWKRDVVQNALQRIGGFADVAVRDTIGMNAPRNYRNKMSLVVEHRSQLPSIGFYKQRSHEVVPIDACPIVMPQLSDYVGRLNAGRLDEEIAGALEPARHVVARAARATGQAVFTVTTDRASDAVERGATALQARLPGVVGVTNSYDLTSENAILGRRQRVLAGTPEIEETIHGIRYRVSAASFFQVNVEIVGRIFEFMKPGLTVPRRVVDLYCGAGTFALFFAKHGCDVFGVEENASAVAEAVENAELNGLQDRVRVCSGRVEEVLRRSEGRDVMRRAQIVFLDPPRKGSDEATLGAVAAAGVPNIWYLSCDPATLARDLKFLTAKGYRFGVVQPFDMFPQTGHVETLVTLYNEAGAARITVEDAFEGAPPPAAWPADDRFAYDRPEYPDFVIRKD